One window of the Janthinobacterium sp. PAMC25594 genome contains the following:
- a CDS encoding AI-2E family transporter — protein MFGFNLRVAKMVWTAFLIAFLLFLTYKVSSTLIVVVFAIFFSYLVYPLIGLLERHGPKRLPRTANIGIVFLVVILLVAILGSIFGARIEEEAIKLSDQLPTLLKGNNFAERIPLPEFMEPLRARLLSFMQTQLSSGTGQAMPLAKELGLTVMHAASNLIYLVLVPVLSFLLIKEGPDMRDGLLSLLNRPNKKLWGAIIDDLDILLSRYVRALLLLSIATFVSYSIAFSLMGVPYSLLLAGAAALLEFIPFAGPLAAAVIAVVVAGFSGFDHVFWLIGFIAAYRLFQDYVLNPYLMSEGVEVSPLMVIVGLLAGDQLGGVVGIFLSVPVMAAIKIVFVRARAALQARHDALEKAEQAAEEARAQALAEAALLQEQGSKVAL, from the coding sequence ATGTTCGGTTTTAACTTGCGTGTTGCCAAGATGGTGTGGACGGCTTTCCTCATCGCCTTCCTGCTCTTCCTCACCTACAAGGTCTCGTCGACCCTGATCGTGGTGGTCTTTGCCATTTTCTTCAGCTATCTCGTGTATCCACTGATCGGGCTGCTGGAGCGCCATGGGCCGAAGCGCCTGCCGCGCACGGCCAATATCGGCATCGTTTTTCTGGTGGTGATCTTGCTGGTGGCGATACTGGGCTCCATCTTCGGGGCGCGCATCGAGGAAGAGGCGATCAAGCTCAGCGATCAATTGCCAACACTGCTTAAAGGCAATAATTTTGCCGAGCGCATCCCCTTGCCGGAATTCATGGAACCCTTGCGCGCGCGCCTGCTGTCGTTCATGCAGACACAGCTGAGCAGCGGTACGGGACAAGCCATGCCGCTGGCGAAGGAACTGGGCTTGACCGTCATGCATGCGGCCAGCAACCTGATCTATCTGGTGCTGGTGCCCGTGCTGAGCTTTTTGCTGATCAAGGAGGGGCCGGACATGCGCGACGGCTTGCTGTCCCTGCTGAACCGACCGAACAAGAAGCTCTGGGGCGCCATCATCGATGACCTCGACATCCTGCTGTCGCGCTATGTCCGCGCCCTGCTGCTGTTGTCGATCGCCACGTTTGTGTCCTACAGCATCGCCTTTTCCCTGATGGGCGTACCGTACAGCCTGCTGCTGGCGGGCGCCGCCGCCTTGCTGGAATTCATCCCGTTTGCCGGCCCGCTGGCGGCCGCCGTCATCGCCGTGGTCGTGGCCGGTTTCAGCGGCTTCGATCACGTGTTCTGGCTGATCGGCTTTATCGCCGCCTACCGTTTGTTCCAGGATTACGTGCTCAACCCGTATTTGATGAGCGAAGGCGTGGAAGTGAGCCCGCTGATGGTGATCGTCGGCTTGCTGGCCGGCGACCAGTTGGGGGGCGTGGTGGGCATCTTCCTGTCCGTGCCCGTGATGGCGGCCATCAAGATCGTCTTCGTGCGCGCGCGGGCGGCCTTGCAGGCGCGCCATGATGCGCTGGAGAAAGCGGAACAGGCGGCGGAGGAAGCGCGCGCCCAGGCCTTGGCCGAGGCGGCGCTATTGCAGGAACAGGGCAGCAAGGTGGCCCTGTAA
- a CDS encoding GGDEF domain-containing protein, whose translation MFSSRSLSPAFYYLFFSGEREQQQRFFKELHFISIAILTFGLACWLVTFSLTLSRASLDHAQAALGVAGMLVGLLLTVYARSLQAIIVSGTISVLFIAFGFRVLMLGTEDPAFWVLPLGVMITLTTAPIFSGIAYYLGVSLGVWAIVGLGQFPVHAGQADQHWPVLAVTISVIIGLALNIYFLVLRIHNYRSQRELATMAYKDGLTGLNNRRMFTQSARILQRTAHTPAYFLMIDIDDFKQINDVYGHDAGDEVLKKIADVIAGLCGEHLCGRLGGEEFAIIYLGEKNAACAFAAQLVDSVEAAFVPERKVSVSIGMAEMLKETDLSHSYRRAGESLYQAKKNGKNRYVLNAA comes from the coding sequence ATGTTCTCTTCGCGCAGCCTGTCTCCTGCCTTCTATTACCTGTTCTTTTCAGGAGAACGGGAGCAGCAGCAGCGCTTTTTCAAGGAATTGCATTTCATTTCGATAGCTATCCTGACGTTTGGCCTGGCTTGCTGGCTGGTCACGTTCAGCCTGACCTTGTCGCGCGCTTCGCTCGATCATGCGCAGGCGGCGCTGGGCGTGGCGGGTATGCTGGTGGGGTTGCTGCTGACCGTGTATGCCAGGTCGCTGCAGGCCATCATCGTCAGCGGCACCATCAGCGTGCTGTTCATCGCTTTCGGCTTTCGCGTGCTGATGCTGGGCACGGAAGATCCCGCTTTTTGGGTGTTGCCACTGGGCGTGATGATCACGCTGACGACGGCCCCCATCTTCAGCGGCATCGCGTATTACCTGGGCGTCTCGCTGGGCGTATGGGCCATCGTAGGGCTGGGGCAGTTTCCCGTGCATGCGGGCCAGGCCGACCAGCATTGGCCCGTGCTGGCCGTCACCATCAGCGTGATCATCGGCCTGGCGCTGAATATCTATTTTCTCGTCTTGCGCATCCATAACTACCGCTCCCAGCGCGAACTGGCGACGATGGCCTACAAGGATGGCTTGACCGGGCTCAACAACCGGCGCATGTTTACGCAAAGCGCCCGCATCCTGCAGCGTACGGCGCACACACCCGCCTATTTTCTGATGATCGATATCGACGACTTCAAGCAAATCAACGACGTGTACGGCCATGACGCAGGCGACGAGGTGCTGAAAAAGATCGCCGACGTCATCGCGGGGCTGTGTGGCGAGCACCTGTGCGGCCGCCTGGGCGGCGAAGAATTCGCCATCATTTACCTGGGCGAAAAGAACGCGGCCTGCGCCTTTGCCGCGCAGCTGGTCGACAGCGTCGAGGCGGCTTTCGTGCCGGAACGCAAGGTGTCCGTCAGCATCGGCATGGCGGAAATGCTCAAGGAAACGGACTTGTCGCACAGCTACCGGCGTGCCGGTGAATCCTTGTACCAGGCCAAGAAAAACGGCAAGAACCGCTACGTGCTCAATGCCGCCTGA
- a CDS encoding IS481 family transposase, which translates to MTQALHSRARTTHLIREEIRNSTLPQRELAERYNVSRLTIRKWQNRDSAEDRSHRPHTMHTTLTPAQELVVIALRTTLLLPTDDLLAVAREFVNPALSRGALGRCLRRHGVSSLLKMAALEDDKPVTKKSFKDYEPGFLHMDIKYLPQMLDETERRYLFVAIDRATRWVFMEIYANQSDSSSTDFLLKLKNACPITIVKLLTDNGSQFTDRFTSKKKDPVSGDRIPSGKHVFDVLCKQLVIEHRLIPPRHPQTNGMVERFNGRISEVVNQTRFGSRAELESTLRNYLKIYNHNIPQRALDNATPIQAMKKWQEKKPELFVKRVYNQAGLDN; encoded by the coding sequence ATGACCCAAGCCCTTCACAGCCGAGCCCGCACCACCCACCTGATCCGGGAAGAAATCCGCAACTCGACACTGCCCCAACGGGAGCTTGCCGAGCGCTATAACGTGAGCCGCCTGACGATCCGTAAATGGCAGAACCGCGACAGCGCCGAGGACCGTTCGCACCGGCCCCACACCATGCATACGACGCTGACGCCAGCGCAGGAACTGGTCGTCATCGCGCTACGCACCACCTTGCTTTTGCCCACCGACGACTTGCTGGCGGTGGCGCGTGAGTTCGTCAACCCGGCGCTTTCGCGTGGCGCCCTGGGCCGCTGCTTGCGGCGCCATGGTGTCTCCAGTTTGCTTAAAATGGCCGCACTCGAAGACGACAAACCGGTTACCAAAAAGTCGTTCAAGGACTACGAGCCGGGCTTTTTACATATGGATATCAAGTACTTACCGCAGATGCTCGATGAAACCGAACGCCGTTACCTGTTCGTCGCCATTGACCGCGCCACACGCTGGGTCTTCATGGAAATCTATGCCAACCAGTCCGACAGCAGCAGTACCGACTTCCTGCTCAAACTGAAAAATGCTTGCCCGATCACCATCGTCAAACTACTCACTGACAACGGCAGCCAGTTCACCGACCGTTTTACCAGCAAGAAAAAAGACCCTGTCAGCGGCGACCGTATCCCGAGCGGCAAGCATGTCTTTGACGTGCTGTGCAAGCAATTGGTGATCGAACATCGATTGATTCCGCCGCGTCACCCGCAAACCAACGGCATGGTCGAACGCTTCAATGGCCGTATCAGCGAGGTCGTCAACCAGACTCGTTTCGGCTCCCGGGCCGAACTGGAATCGACGCTGCGCAATTACCTGAAAATCTACAACCACAACATTCCCCAGCGCGCCTTGGATAACGCAACACCGATTCAGGCGATGAAGAAATGGCAGGAGAAAAAGCCGGAATTATTCGTTAAACGCGTATATAACCAGGCCGGTCTTGACAATTAA
- the gyrB gene encoding DNA topoisomerase (ATP-hydrolyzing) subunit B, giving the protein MSENPQDTPIQAITEEYGASSIQILEGLEAVRKRPGMYIGDTSDGTGLHHLVFEVLDNSIDESLAGHCTDIHVTIHSDNSISITDNGRGVPTGLKMDDKHDPKRSAAEIVMTELHAGGKFDQNSYKVSGGLHGVGVSCVNGLSKLLKLTIRRDGKVHHMEFVRGVPQDRQIVMVGDIATSPIKVIGDTDKRGTDVHFWADEEIFTHVEFHYEILAKRIRELSFLNNGVKIKLSDQRTGKEEIFAFEGGTRGFVEYINKAKSVLHPTIFQATGERLSDQGTNISVDVSMQWNDAYNEQVLCFTNNIPQRDGGTHLTGLRAAMTRVINKYIDEHEFAKKAKVEISGDDMREGLTCVLSVKVPEPKFSSQTKDKLVSSEVRGPVEEIVAKTLADYLQEKPNDAKIICGKIVEAARAREAARKARDLTRRKGIMDGLGLSAKLADCQEKDPALCELYIVEGDSAGGSAKQGRDRKFQAILPLRGKVLNVEKARFEKMLSSEQITTLIATLGTSIGPDEFNVEKLRYHRIIIMTDADVDGAHIRTLLLTLFYRQMPQLVERGHIYIAQPPLYKVKSGRDERYLKDDAEEASYMMTVALNTAVLVPRTGAEGISGETLTELVRKFNLSNTIMTRLTRVIDRAALTAIMTGVQLDLSTLDLAETSALALQTAINDSAVRVHVRSDDLSEKHMLRIERMHHGNIKVTAIDADFVQGPDYAVLSSGAATFEGLIGEGAFVRRGEGERMKEIAVVDFHQAMQWLRDEAERTVSKQRYKGLGEMNPDQLWETTMDPTVRRLLKVQIEDAIAADQIFTTLMGDDVEPRRAFIENNALRAGNIDV; this is encoded by the coding sequence ATGTCCGAGAATCCACAAGACACCCCGATCCAGGCCATCACGGAAGAATACGGCGCCTCCTCCATCCAGATCCTGGAAGGCCTGGAAGCCGTGCGCAAACGCCCGGGCATGTACATTGGCGACACCTCGGACGGCACCGGCTTGCACCACCTGGTATTCGAAGTGCTGGACAACTCCATCGATGAATCGCTGGCCGGCCACTGCACCGACATCCACGTCACCATCCACAGCGACAATTCGATCTCGATCACCGACAATGGCCGCGGCGTGCCGACCGGCCTGAAAATGGACGACAAGCACGATCCGAAGCGTTCGGCGGCGGAAATCGTCATGACCGAGCTGCACGCGGGCGGCAAGTTCGACCAGAACTCGTACAAGGTATCGGGCGGTCTGCATGGCGTGGGTGTGTCCTGCGTCAATGGTCTGTCGAAATTGCTGAAACTGACCATCCGCCGCGATGGCAAAGTGCATCACATGGAATTCGTGCGCGGCGTGCCGCAAGACCGCCAGATCGTCATGGTGGGCGACATCGCCACCTCGCCGATCAAGGTCATCGGCGACACGGACAAGCGCGGCACCGACGTGCATTTCTGGGCCGATGAAGAGATTTTCACGCATGTGGAATTCCACTACGAAATCCTGGCCAAGCGCATCCGCGAACTGTCCTTCCTGAACAATGGCGTCAAGATCAAATTGTCCGACCAGCGCACGGGCAAGGAAGAAATCTTCGCCTTCGAAGGCGGCACGCGCGGTTTCGTCGAGTACATCAACAAGGCCAAGTCGGTCTTGCACCCGACCATTTTCCAGGCCACGGGCGAGCGCCTGTCGGACCAGGGCACGAACATCTCGGTCGACGTGTCGATGCAGTGGAACGATGCCTACAATGAACAGGTGCTGTGCTTTACGAATAACATCCCGCAACGCGACGGCGGCACCCACCTGACGGGCTTGCGCGCGGCCATGACGCGCGTGATCAACAAATACATCGATGAACACGAGTTCGCCAAAAAGGCGAAAGTGGAAATCAGCGGCGACGACATGCGCGAAGGCTTGACCTGCGTCCTGTCGGTCAAAGTGCCGGAACCGAAATTCTCGTCGCAGACGAAAGACAAGCTGGTATCGTCGGAAGTGCGCGGCCCAGTGGAAGAGATCGTCGCCAAGACCCTGGCCGATTACCTGCAAGAAAAACCGAACGACGCCAAGATCATTTGCGGCAAGATCGTCGAAGCGGCACGCGCCCGTGAAGCGGCCCGCAAGGCCCGCGACTTGACGCGCCGCAAAGGCATCATGGACGGCCTGGGCCTGTCGGCCAAGCTGGCCGACTGCCAGGAAAAAGACCCGGCCCTGTGCGAACTGTACATCGTCGAGGGTGACTCGGCAGGTGGCTCGGCAAAACAAGGACGCGACCGCAAGTTCCAGGCGATTCTGCCGCTGCGCGGTAAAGTGCTGAACGTGGAAAAAGCCCGTTTCGAGAAAATGCTGTCGTCCGAGCAGATCACCACCCTGATCGCCACCCTCGGCACCTCGATCGGACCGGACGAATTCAACGTCGAAAAGCTGCGCTACCACCGCATCATCATCATGACCGATGCGGACGTCGACGGCGCCCACATCCGTACCCTGCTGCTGACCCTGTTCTACCGCCAGATGCCGCAACTGGTCGAGCGCGGCCACATCTACATCGCGCAACCGCCGCTGTACAAAGTGAAATCGGGCCGCGACGAGCGCTATCTGAAAGATGACGCCGAAGAAGCGAGCTACATGATGACGGTGGCGCTGAACACGGCCGTGCTGGTGCCGCGCACAGGCGCGGAAGGCATTTCCGGCGAAACGCTGACGGAACTGGTGCGCAAGTTCAACCTGTCGAACACCATCATGACGCGTCTGACGCGCGTCATCGACCGCGCCGCCCTGACGGCCATCATGACGGGCGTGCAACTGGACCTGTCGACCCTGGACCTGGCGGAAACCTCCGCCCTGGCCCTGCAGACGGCCATCAACGACAGCGCCGTGCGCGTACATGTGCGTTCCGACGATTTGTCGGAAAAACACATGCTGCGCATCGAGCGCATGCACCACGGCAACATCAAAGTGACGGCCATCGACGCCGACTTCGTGCAAGGCCCGGACTACGCCGTGCTGAGCAGCGGCGCCGCCACCTTCGAAGGCCTGATCGGCGAAGGCGCCTTCGTGCGCCGCGGCGAAGGCGAGCGCATGAAGGAAATCGCCGTGGTCGACTTCCACCAGGCCATGCAATGGCTGCGCGACGAAGCCGAACGCACGGTTTCGAAACAACGCTACAAAGGTCTGGGCGAGATGAACCCAGATCAGCTGTGGGAAACCACGATGGACCCGACCGTGCGCCGCTTGTTGAAAGTGCAGATCGAAGACGCGATTGCGGCGGATCAAATCTTCACGACCTTGATGGGCGACGACGTGGAACCACGCCGTGCGTTTATTGAAAACAACGCGTTGCGCGCGGGGAATATTGACGTGTAA
- the dnaN gene encoding DNA polymerase III subunit beta, whose translation MQLVKTTRDTLLRPLQIVSGIVERRHTMPILANILIRKDGENVSFLSTDTEVQITTHAEIGSGADVTGTTVAARKLLDILRALPESGDVTMTLLNKRLTVQTGKSRFALQTLAAEEFPTVQQAESYNASVTLPQKTLKHLFNMVHFSMAQQDIRYYLNGLLLVLDGNNVIAVATDGHRLAFCQVATEQTFARQEVIIPRKTIIELQRLLEENDEPVQLDIAANQVKLTFADIELISKLVEGKFPDYTRVIPKGYKNDFTIGRDELLRSLQRAAIMTSDKFKGVRCIITPGSMKISSTNADQEEAVEELEIDYGGDSVDIGFNVTYLLDVLNNLKCEYVNIALGDSNSSALISIPDNADFKYVVMPMRI comes from the coding sequence ATGCAATTGGTCAAAACCACCCGAGATACCCTTCTCCGGCCACTGCAGATCGTGAGCGGTATTGTCGAGCGTCGGCACACTATGCCGATTCTGGCCAATATCCTCATCCGCAAAGACGGTGAAAATGTCTCCTTCCTGTCCACCGACACCGAAGTGCAGATCACCACGCACGCGGAAATCGGTTCCGGCGCGGACGTGACCGGCACCACCGTGGCCGCGCGCAAGCTGCTGGACATTTTGCGCGCCCTGCCCGAATCGGGCGACGTCACGATGACCCTGCTGAACAAGCGCCTGACCGTGCAAACGGGCAAATCGCGCTTCGCGCTGCAAACCCTGGCGGCGGAAGAGTTTCCTACCGTGCAACAGGCGGAAAGCTACAACGCCAGCGTCACCCTGCCGCAGAAAACGCTGAAGCACCTGTTCAACATGGTGCATTTCTCGATGGCGCAGCAAGACATCCGCTACTACCTGAACGGCTTGCTGCTGGTTCTGGATGGCAATAATGTCATCGCCGTGGCCACCGATGGCCACCGCCTGGCGTTTTGCCAGGTCGCCACCGAGCAGACGTTCGCGCGCCAGGAAGTGATTATTCCGCGCAAGACCATCATCGAACTGCAGCGCTTGCTGGAAGAGAACGATGAGCCGGTGCAGCTGGACATCGCCGCCAATCAGGTGAAACTGACCTTTGCCGACATCGAGCTGATCTCGAAGCTGGTGGAAGGCAAGTTCCCCGACTACACGCGCGTGATTCCAAAAGGCTACAAAAACGACTTCACCATCGGCCGCGATGAACTGCTGCGCTCGCTGCAACGTGCCGCCATCATGACCAGCGACAAGTTCAAGGGCGTGCGCTGCATCATCACCCCGGGCAGCATGAAGATCAGCTCGACCAATGCGGACCAGGAAGAAGCCGTCGAAGAGCTGGAAATCGACTACGGCGGCGATTCCGTCGACATCGGCTTCAACGTGACGTATCTGCTGGACGTGCTGAACAACCTGAAATGCGAATACGTCAACATCGCGCTGGGCGACTCGAACTCGTCCGCCCTGATCTCCATCCCGGACAATGCCGACTTCAAGTATGTCGTCATGCCGATGCGGATCTAA
- the dnaA gene encoding chromosomal replication initiator protein DnaA: protein MDNFWQACSAQLELELTPQQFSAWIKPLIPLDYEEGKLRIAAPNRFKLDWVKTQFANRITALAIQYFEAPTEVQFVLDPRLALPKKPVTASTPASDPNGGAPSARAAEPQPSVPELSIGAAPRREQSRINTDLTFDSFVTGKANQLARAAAIQVANNPGVSYNPLFFYGGVGLGKTHLIHAIGNQVMADNPGAKIRYIHAEQYVRDVVTAYQRKGFDDFKHYYHSLDMLLIDDIQFFGGKSRTQEEFFYAFEALIAAKKQIIITSDTYPKEITGMDDRLISRFDSGLTVAIEPPELEMRVAILLKKAKQEGVTFSDDVAFFVAKHLRSNVRELEGALRKILAYSRFHGKDITIDIVKEALKDLLSVQNRQISVENIQKTVADFFNIKVADMYSKRRPANIARPRQIAMYLAKELTQKSLPEIGELFGGRDHTTVLHAVRKIALDRTKNPECNHELHVLEQTLKG from the coding sequence ATGGATAATTTCTGGCAGGCCTGTTCCGCGCAGTTGGAACTGGAGCTGACACCGCAACAATTCAGTGCGTGGATCAAACCGCTTATCCCTCTCGATTACGAAGAGGGCAAGCTGCGCATTGCTGCGCCCAATCGCTTCAAGCTCGATTGGGTCAAGACCCAGTTCGCCAACCGCATCACTGCGCTGGCCATACAGTACTTCGAAGCGCCCACGGAAGTGCAGTTCGTGCTCGACCCGCGCCTGGCCCTGCCGAAGAAACCCGTCACCGCCAGCACCCCGGCCAGCGATCCGAATGGCGGCGCGCCCAGCGCGCGCGCCGCGGAACCGCAGCCCAGCGTGCCGGAACTGAGCATCGGCGCCGCGCCGCGTCGCGAGCAGAGCCGCATCAACACCGACCTGACCTTCGACAGCTTCGTGACCGGCAAGGCCAACCAGCTGGCGCGCGCCGCCGCCATCCAGGTGGCGAACAATCCGGGTGTGTCGTATAACCCGCTGTTCTTCTACGGCGGCGTCGGCCTGGGTAAGACCCACTTGATCCACGCCATCGGCAACCAGGTGATGGCCGACAATCCGGGCGCGAAAATCCGCTACATCCACGCGGAACAGTATGTTCGCGACGTAGTGACCGCTTACCAGCGCAAGGGTTTTGACGATTTCAAGCACTACTATCACTCGCTCGACATGCTGCTGATCGATGATATTCAGTTCTTCGGCGGCAAGAGCCGCACGCAGGAAGAGTTTTTCTATGCGTTCGAGGCATTAATTGCCGCGAAGAAACAGATCATCATCACCTCGGATACCTATCCGAAGGAAATCACGGGCATGGATGACCGCCTGATTTCGCGCTTCGACTCGGGCCTGACGGTGGCCATCGAGCCGCCGGAACTGGAAATGCGCGTGGCGATTCTGCTGAAAAAAGCCAAGCAGGAAGGCGTGACCTTCTCCGACGACGTGGCCTTCTTTGTCGCCAAGCACTTGCGCTCGAACGTGCGCGAGCTCGAAGGCGCGCTGCGCAAAATTCTGGCGTATTCGCGTTTCCATGGCAAGGACATCACGATCGATATCGTCAAGGAAGCCCTGAAGGACTTGCTGTCGGTGCAAAACCGCCAGATTTCCGTGGAAAACATCCAGAAAACGGTGGCCGACTTCTTCAATATCAAGGTGGCCGACATGTATTCGAAGCGCCGGCCCGCGAATATCGCCCGGCCGCGCCAGATCGCCATGTACCTGGCCAAGGAATTGACACAGAAGAGCCTGCCGGAAATCGGCGAGCTGTTCGGCGGCCGCGACCACACCACGGTGCTGCATGCCGTGCGCAAGATCGCACTGGACCGCACCAAGAACCCGGAATGCAACCACGAATTGCATGTGCTGGAGCAAACCTTGAAGGGCTAA
- the rpmH gene encoding 50S ribosomal protein L34 produces MKRTYQPSVVRRKRTHGFRARMATRGGRDVLNARRAKGRKRLAV; encoded by the coding sequence ATGAAACGTACTTACCAACCTTCCGTCGTTCGCCGCAAGCGTACGCACGGCTTCCGCGCTCGTATGGCTACCCGTGGTGGCCGTGATGTGCTCAACGCACGTCGCGCAAAGGGCCGCAAACGTCTGGCCGTATAG
- the rnpA gene encoding ribonuclease P protein component: MTADRVASCTPVGNQREGSHDFARVRRIVKTDEFSSVFRLRPSQKTAHFVLYTRHNQLPHARLGVVVAKRFAPRAATRNTIKRVTRELFRNSAMPPVDCVVRLSRAVNSKDGPATTTRLKAELREELGRLFAAQIAAQARSVAAPPPSAP, encoded by the coding sequence TTGACAGCTGATCGCGTGGCTAGCTGTACTCCAGTCGGCAATCAACGCGAAGGTTCACACGACTTCGCGCGCGTTCGGCGTATCGTTAAAACGGATGAATTTTCATCCGTTTTTCGTTTGCGCCCTTCGCAAAAAACAGCGCATTTTGTGCTGTACACCCGACACAATCAATTGCCGCATGCGCGGCTGGGCGTCGTTGTGGCGAAGCGTTTCGCGCCACGCGCGGCGACCCGCAACACGATCAAGCGCGTCACGCGCGAGCTGTTTCGCAACAGCGCGATGCCGCCGGTCGACTGCGTGGTGCGTTTATCGCGCGCCGTCAACAGCAAGGATGGCCCGGCCACCACGACTCGGCTCAAAGCCGAGCTGCGTGAAGAATTGGGCCGCCTGTTCGCGGCGCAAATCGCCGCCCAGGCCCGTTCTGTTGCTGCGCCACCACCGTCCGCGCCATGA
- the yidD gene encoding membrane protein insertion efficiency factor YidD, whose protein sequence is MKTLLLFLLRAYQLLISPMLGQNCRFYPSCSHYAMEALRVHGTAKGSLLAAKRLCRCHPWNEGGVDPVPPADCKQSSTTACGCNHS, encoded by the coding sequence ATGAAAACCCTGCTGCTGTTCCTGCTGCGTGCTTATCAGTTGCTGATCAGCCCCATGCTGGGACAGAATTGCCGTTTCTATCCGAGCTGTTCGCATTACGCGATGGAAGCGCTGCGCGTGCACGGTACTGCCAAGGGCAGCCTGCTGGCTGCCAAGCGGCTGTGCCGTTGCCACCCCTGGAATGAAGGGGGCGTCGACCCGGTGCCGCCGGCCGATTGCAAACAATCTTCAACGACCGCTTGCGGTTGCAACCACTCCTGA